Below is a genomic region from Spirosoma radiotolerans.
CACGATACGGGCGGCACAGGCGGGCAAACATGTCATCTGCGAAAAGCCGATGGCCATGAATGCGGAGGAAGCCCGGCAGATGATTACTGCCTGCGAAAAAGCAGGGGTGCAACTGTCTGTTGGGTATCGGCTTTATTTTGAACCACACCACCTTGAAATGCGTCGGCTCGCTGCTGAAAAAACCTTTGGTCATGTGAAAGTGATTGAATCGGGGCTGGGGTTTACCATGCCTGGGCCGAACTCCTGGCGACTGGATAAAAAGATTGGTGGGGGAGGGGCCATCATGGACTTGGGCATCTATGCCATTCAGGGCGCCCGCCGAACCCTGAATCTTGATCCAATCAGTGTGACAGCGCAGGCATTTACGTTCGACAAGGAGCATTTCAAGGATATTTACGAGACGGTCTTCTGGCAATTTGAGTTTCCGGGTGGAACGGTGGCGCATTGTAGCACCACTTATTCGTCGTATGTAGACCGGCTGTACGCCACCTGCGAACGCGGCTGGTTCAAGCTCGAACCCTCGTTTAATGCCACCGGTGCCCAGGGACTGACCAGCCGCGGAGTCATGGAGATCCCGTCGCCCCATTACCAGCAAATTGCTCAAATGGACGCGTTTGTCGGGGCCGTTCAATCAAAAACTAAACCCGAAGCATCGGGTGAGGAAGGCTGGAAAGAAATGAAACTGATTGGTGCCATTCTTCAAGCGGCCGAAACGGGACGCAAAATCCAGCTAAATAGGGGCGATTTGTCACTATTGGATCCGAAATAGTTATTTTATTGCATTGCTGTGCCCTAATAAAGGGGAAGTGTATTATTAAGTGTACAGAAGTTACATGAAAAACATATTGGTATAGGGGTAGTTAGTAGTGTAAAACCATCTAATTGAACCTTTTAACAAGAAAAATCATGGGCAATCTCCTGTATACCATTGCTGTTATTCTCATTATCATCTGGCTACTCGGCTTTTTAGGTTTCAACAGTTTTGGCCTGGGTGGCATTATCCATGTTCTTTTGGTAATCGCGGTCATCATGATCGTACTCCGGTTGATTCAGGGTAGAAGCGTGTAAGGCATTAGAGCCAGTAGCCTGGAAAAAAAGCCAGCTCGTCATGAGCTGGCTTTTCGTTTTGAAACCTTCACCTAAAAAGTGCCGGTAACGGGCTTAATAATTCGGATTTTTCGTGGCGACCCCCGATGTAGATGGGTTTAATACCGCTTCATCGGCTGGTACATCCCAGTAATCCATGAAGTTGTAGTTGATGGTCACATTCTTGTTGACTACGCCGGCCGATGTCACCACCGTATTGCCATAGCTTCCACCACCAGTAGCAATGTCATATGTCCAGCCCCACCGCCGACTGTCGTAGTAGGCTAAGCCTCTGCCGAATAGGGATACCCGTCTTTCTTTAGTCAATTCGGTCAGCGCTTTTGACAGCGTCAGACCTGTACCGGCAACAGCCGCCACTCCGGCTCCCTGGTATGCCCGTACTGCGTCGACAAGGGCCAATCCCGCTTCTATGTTATTCAGACGCATGTTTGCTTCGGCCAGGATCAGGGCGTTCTCTTCATAGCTGCTCGCAATGTAGAGTTCGTAAGCACCTACCGTCTTCGTTCCATACACGTACACGCCAGCTTCCCCAGCGCCACCATCAATTATGTTATACCGCGTCGTGTAGATATAATTGTTTTTATACGTGTTTGCCGTGTTGAAATTGTTCGTAAACCGCTTGTCGCCTGGGTTAAAATTCTGAATAAACCGTTCGCTGATTTTGAACGTGGTGCCACTGTTGACGCCCGTTGTCAACGCAGCAACCGTTCCTCCGGTGGCGGTGAAGAATGGATTAGAGGGCGGAGTTCTTCCCGTAAATACATAATCTGACTGCTTTACTCCGTTTGTTGCGAGTGTCAGCACACTGTTCCAGTCAGCGGCAGTCATCGCCGTGGTCGACGACTTGCTTATGGTCGCATTCGGGTTACCATTTACAAAAGGAGCCAGTTTATTGACCAGGATATTACGGGCCAGCATGGTGTTGATGTTCCGTTTCCACATGTCTATCGTCAGGGCATCCGTAGCCGTTCCTCCATGCCCCACTCGGTTAAACGCTGGGATTAGCTGAGTCATAACTGTCTGGTAGTCTGTCGCGCTGGTGATAGCTCCCAACGTAGTAGCCGCCATGTTGAAATAGGTATTCGACTGGGCAATGATTTTATCATGCAGGACATAGTCGCTATTCGTGCTGCCTGCCTTGTCATTAATAAGCCCCGAATAATACATAGACCCAATGGATGCATAGGCATAACCTTTCCACCAGTAGCACCAGGCTCTTATGGTATTGGCTCTTGAGGTAGCATCGCCCGATAATTTAATACCATCGATGAGGCTTAGTGCCGTGTTGCAGCCATTGTTAAGGGCATACATGTTTAACCATTGATAATACAAGGGGTTGTTACCGGCTCCGGTAGCAGCCCGGCTGTTGTATGCTCTGATAATGCTGACCTGAGGTGATGTATTGACTTCCTTGGTACCATCGTCCAGGATAATGTAATCCGGTTGTCCAATGGTGGTAACCTGATTGTTCGAGGCATCAGCGCCTACCATATCGCCCATAAGTTCGCTGTAGCCCCAGGGCAACGAAAAGTAGCTGTCACCCAACCAGCTATCGCCGTTTGCAAAGCCATTCACGTAGACAGCCCCCTGCGCGAAGTTGATCAGGCCGGCTTCTGTATTGACATTGGCTGTTACGGTGGGCGCGTTGGGGTTGCCAACATCCAGTTGTTCCTTGCAGGAAACCGCTCCCAATAAGATAACCGTTAAACCGAGGGTAGAAAGAAATTTATAGTTATGTAGAAATCTCATGTTCTGTGACAATTAAAAATTAAAACCCGATGTTCAATCCAACCTGATACGACTTTGTATTCGGCAACGTGCTGTGGTCTACTCCCCGGTCAAAGGACGAGTTAGACGAACCGGAACTGATTTCAGGATCATAGCCGGTATACTTCGTGAAAGTCAGAAGATTGCGGCCGGTAAACACTAACTGGCATTTGTTGACATACGGTATTTTGACAACTTTGGCGACATCGAAAGCGAGCGAAATATTGCGTAGCCGAACAAACGAAGCATCTTCCAGGAAGAAATCTTTGGTAGCGTTGTTGCCCGCCCCCCGTAAGCTGCCCCACAGGTTATAATATGCGCTGGACCAGTAAGCGGGGAATGCTCCGGTTTTGCCATCAATGGTCACCTGCTTGCTGAAATCGCCACTGATGCCATCGCGGTACATCCACTCTTTTGTCTGGTTGTATAAGTGACTGCCATACACCCAGTCAAACTGGAAATTAAACGTCAGGAAGTCTTTAAACGTAAAGCCGTTGATGAATGACGCGTTAAACTTCGGGTTTGGGTTCGCTAACGGATAGGTTTCATCCGTGAACTGAATCTGGTAGGTTGATTTATCCACGACACGCCCATCGACGATGGTGTAGTTGCCACGGTTGGCCTCCGTTATATACGGTGTTTTGCCATCCTGCCGCAAATAGTCCAGACTCGTCAGGGCCTTATACCCATAAAGTTGTCCAATTGGCTGTCCGGGCGTTAACACCAGGGCTGTACTACCTGCGTTCGATAATAAAATAATGTCGGCTCCTCCTGAGATTGCATCAATTTTTGAGAGCTGGTGCCCAAAGTTCGTCGTGAAATCCCACTTCAGATTTTTGGTGCTGTAAACGGGCAACGTCAACGAGAACTGAACCCCATTCGACGACATATTGATGGCGTTGGTCAACTGGCCGGTTGACCCAAGCGATGGGGGTACGCTGACCGTATAAATTACGTTTTCACTCTTGCGTTTCCAGTACGTAAACGACCCGGAAACCGAGTTCAACCACGTACGATTCGAATTTCCACCAATAGTGAAGTCAGTACCAACCTCAAATTCTTTGGACACCTCCACCTGCAAGTTTGGATTGTTGCTGGTGGTTGGGATTGAATACGCTAAGCCTGACCCCAGATTCTGCTGGTTTAAAACAGGATACCGGTCGAACGCACCGGGCTGGATCCCCGCTTCGCCGTAGGCTGCCCGCAGTTTGAAGTAGGGTAGGGCATTAGACAGGCTACTGTTCTTGAAGAAAGTTAGGGGCGCAATATGTCCATCGAAGTGTGGGAAGGTGAACGGCGTCGAACCCGCGCCGAACGCAGACGACCAGTCGGTCCGGAAACCGGCAGTAATACCGCCATAGTCACCAAAATCAACTTTCTGGTTAACTAAATAGCCATACGTAACAAACGGGCGAACATAATCGAGGGCTACGGCTTGCGATGATGTCGAGGAGATATTGAACGGAGGAGCCAGGCCCACCCCTAAGCCATACGTATCGTATTCGGTGTATTTGTTCTTCCGGTAATCGAACGAGATTTGCGTACTGGTCTGTATAGGAAGTTTGATATGAAAGTCATCCTGAAAGTCAGTCCGTATATAAGCCGTCGCCAGAAAATTCTGGAACGTTGTGTTATACTGCCAGTTGTCTATTTCGCCATTGTTATTCGGCGCAAAGTTGTTTCCCGTGTAGGGATTGAATGTGGTAGAGAACGTTTCGTAGAAGTTGGAGTTTACGTTCTGTGACTGGTTATAGTACGTCCACCTGGCATTTTCGTTCCGGTAATTGATGCCGTATTTGGCATCCAGTTCCACAAATTTGTTGACCTTATAATTCGCATTGAAATTCTGAATTACGTCGACCTTGTTATCCAAACCGTCGGTGTACTGCAGATTGTAATACGGGTTACTGGCGTTAACGCTCAAAAAGTCAGCATACTGGATACGGGGGTATGTACCGTCGGGCAGCTTTGCCGTTAGGTCAAAGAAAGGAGACGTGTTTAGAAAACCATAGACAGAGCCAATATTTCCTAACGAATTGCCTTGTCCATAATAGAACCCGCCAGCGGCTCCTAAGCCTGGCTTTAGGGTGTTTTTCGTATATACGAGTTGAGTCGTAGACCGAATGGTAAACCCTTTAAATAGTTCGGTACCGAAGTTGGCTGACAGGTTGCTCCGATCGATATACCCGTTTTTCAAAATCGGCGTCACGTTATGGTTATTGGCAACCGATATGTTAAAATCACTTTTTTCAGAAGCTCCGGAGATGTTGACGGCATTGTTGACCGTCGTACCGGTCTGGAATACTTGCTTAAAATGATCGTAGTATTTCAGATTACCACTATACGGCTTATTGGCATCGTTCCGGATATCCTGGATGGCATAGCGTGTGGCACCACCATACTGGTAGGATATACCTGAAATTGACCCAACATCATTAATGGAGAGTATATTTCCCTTGCTGTCAACAATGTTGTTGTTGGCATCGGTCAGATAAGGATGCAACTCTGCTTTGTGGACATTTCCGGTATTCAGAAATTGATTGGACGAATAACTCGTAGAGAAATTAACGGCTATACTGCCTTTTTTACCCTTTTTTGTAAATACCTGAATAACGCCATTGGCGCCCTGAGCACCGTAGATAGAGGCAGAAGCGGCCCCCTGTACAACTTCAATTCTGTCTACATTGCTTAGGTCAAGGGAGTTGATGTCCGTTGCGGCCACCTGTACACCATCTACCATGATGAGGGGTTTGGTGCCGCCCTGTACCGTGTTGATGCCGCGAAGCAGGATGTTTACGGGATCGCCGGGGTTACCACTGACGGATGAGATCTGAGCACCCGGTATTTTGCCAATCAAGGCCTGGTCGATGGAGGCTGTAGGGGTTTGAGGCAGGTTTTTACCCGAAACGCTCTCGACCGAAATCCCTAGTTTCGCTTTGCTGGTAGCCACCCCGCTCCCCGTTACGACGACCTCAGTCAATAAACGTGAATCGGAAACCATGCTAACGTTGACCTCCGACTGGTTCCCGATAGGAATTTCCTGCGTGGCGACGCCCACAAAACTAAATACTAATACGGTTCCTTTCGTTGACGGAACGGAGATGTCAAAAATACCACCCGCATCGGTGCTGGTGCCTTTCGTTGTTCCTTTTATAACCACGGAAACGCCCGGCAAGGGCGACCCATCCTCAGCGGATGTAACTTTTCCAATAATCCGCCGATCCTGCGCCCAGGCAGTCATGCTGAGTGCGCATATGAACAGCATGCTCAGGCATATAAATTTTCTCATAAGGATGTGTTTGTTAGGTTTGAAGTAATGCGAATTCTATAAATCTACGCAATGATAAAATAATAAAAAATAATTTGGGTATAGTCGTAATACCGAATGCTTATTCTGAGATTATTTATGATAGCAGGATAATATTCTGGAACAAAAAATTTATATTTTATTTCGGCTCTTTTTATTAACCTTTTTTTAATTAGAATTTAAAATTATGTAGCAGGTGAGTATATTTCAGAATAATAAGTTAAGAATTGAGTAGTATTGAATGAGTAATATTACTGGTCATTTCGTTGCTAGTAATATATATAGTTCGATAGATGTACTTGTTGCGCCGAACAATAAATTTTTTTCTATTTTTTTCTGAATTCAGAACTATTGAGGTTAAAAACATAGATATCGCCATATAAATGCGAGGTACATGTCATAATAGACTTTCTAATAAATTGATGAATTAGTAAGGGTGGTAATCGGAGAATATACCGTAGAAAACGGACCTCACGAGCGGGTAGTCCAGGCGATTTGGCGGTTATTGACCTAAGCTCAAGCCTAGAAAGTAGCGTGATACCGGGATTTTGTAGAGACGCTTCCCTGACGTTACTTCAGAAAACTTCGCCGAGGTTAAAAAACAATCCTTTGGACCCGTCGAAGCCGAACCCATAATCGATGGATAGATTGGTGCGAGACACCTTGTTCATTTTTATTCGTAGGCCGGTCCCGATGGCGGGAACGACTTTTTCAAATTTTCCGCTGGTTTGTTCCGTAACGGTCTGAGCATTGGCAAAAACAACTCCGCCCAACAACCGGTCGGCCGTGAGGTGAAACCGATATTCGGTTTCAGCATACAGCAGGTTTTTTCCCCGAAACCGTCCCTGAATGAACCCCCGCCCTACATTGCCGGTATTGTCCCAGCCCGTGCTGGGTAAGTCTAAAAACGGTGGATCGCCACTTAACGTGAGCGCATTATAGGACCAGAAGGCCAAAATATTATCGGATTTACCTGGTAAGTGGACGTACTTGCGGGCTTCAATCAAAGCAGATTGATAAGTATTATCACTCCCCAATGCGCTTATGTTAGCGCGAAAAGCAGCGTTCACGTATAAGCCACCGGAAGGATTAATTGCGTTTTTCCGGTTATCATACACGACTTGGACGATTGGACCCGATGAGACAGATCGACCTTCGATGCCATTCGAATACCGCGAAATGCGGGTTACTTCCCGTCGGCTGTTGTAGCTATCGATGTTCCAGTGAAGGTCCAGGTGGTACCCCAGGCCACCATACAAATTAGGCGCTATCCGGCGTAATAAACTTTGGTAAAACCGGAAGTAGGCATAATCCATATTGATAACCCGGTCGGTGGAGGTATACATGCCCAGCCCATACGTTGCCTGTGGATAATGCATGAGTCGCCAGTCGTTTGTCCACAAATAGCGGTTGTCCGGACTCCAGATCGAGGAGTTGGTGTTGAAAATAATCTGGTTGTTCTGGGTGTAGGAAAGTTGCCCGGTTATGGACGACATATTGGCATTGGCCATCCGGAAAGGGGTATTTACCAGGACTGCAGCCAGGGCGCGGGTTTGCAGTGTATAGCCAATCTGGGGGATCACCAGAACGAACCGTTTACCCTCCTGTAAAGACGATGAGTCATGTGGGGTGATGGGCAGCCTTGGAAACCAGCGGCTTACCAGATCGGCAATATCCTGCTGACGAGGTGTTTGCCTGATTACAGGTTTATCCGTCAGTATAGCCGTTGTGTCAGTCAACAGCCTGTTAGCCGCCAGACCATTTATGGCCAATACACTTACCAGCAGGAAACTCACATACAAGCGGGAAATGAGTTTCATACATGAAGCCATAAATGACGCATAAATCGGAATATCAACCAGGTAAACGATCGTTTGCGGTTTACTCAGTAAGCAAACGTAATAAATAACTTGACGTTGTAAGACGCGCTTTTAGGCCAAAGCAATTAACTCAAAACTACTTCTAAGGGTAAACCGAGAGTCAACGAGCTTGTTTGCTTATAATTTATTATAAAAAGAGAATACGGCCAATAGCCCCACTCTGGATTTAAGGTCGGGCTTCTCCATTTTCAGAAAGGCCTCCATTTGCTCTTTTTTGTCGGCCATTAATTCTAAAATGGCCTTTTTACCTGGTGAAAACTTGGTCGCCTGTTTGTCCCGGGCAACATACCAATCCTGTTTTTTCATCAGTTCATCATCCTTGGTACCTGTGTTTAAAGCAACGTTGTAATTGGCCCGGCGGATGTAGACAGAGGGGTGTAACAGCAGATCAAGTTTACCCATTGCCAACTGCTCAAAAAAACCAGTGAGTGCCTGAGCGTCTCCCTGGTATTCATGGACATTTATATAACGACTAACCGTACCGAATAAATTATTCACATCCACATACCGGACCGCTGTCGCTTTTACCGCTTTGATATTCTTTTCTCCCGCCCGAATCTCAACTTCGTTGGCCGATAAATCCAGACGAACCGGCACACCCGCCAGCGAGTCGGCGGTTAGCGAGACACCTAGTTTATTGTAAAATTTTACGTTACCTGCCTGCCAGGTGGTATCGAGGTAAGGACTGCCAATTAATTGTCCGGCTTGCCCTTTGATGGAAAACAGGGTAGGGTTATTCGATATATTGAGGTTTGTGAAATTGATGCGGTCGCGCGTGGTTTGCGTCATGTACTCCGTTTGGGCCTGCGAGAAGGCAAGGCTCGATACGACACTACTACAGACGAGAAGGAAGAGAAAACGCATAGAGAAGGGTCAAGGATTTCGTTCACGAAATTGGATAAATTTCGGTCTAAAAATAACCAATTTGATTGATTTGTTAATGCAAAATATTCTTTGGGCAAAAGGCCGTATGGCACATTATATTCCGTATTTTTGAGGCTTAATCCCAATCATCAACCAATCCATCAAGTTCATGACAAAACATTTCCTGACAGCGCTGTTGGCGGCTGGTCTGGCTTATTCCTCTGTGGCTCAGACTACGTTTCCGCGAAATGGTGTGTATGATGAGCGTCCGGGGCTATATGCCTTCACCAATGCTACCATCATTGTCGACCCACAAACGACACTTCAAAACGCAACATTGCTCATTCGGGATGGGCGCATTGAAGCGGTTGGCACAGCCGTTAGCGTACCAGCCGGAACCGTCGTAACAGACTTAAAAGGCAAACGTATTTACCCTGGTCTGGTCGATATTGATTCCGATTATGGTATGCCCGAACTTACACGTGGGGCAGGTGGCGGCCGGGGCGGGGTTCCTCAGTATGAGTCGAACAAGAAAGGAGCGTACTACTGGAACCAAGCCATACAGCCCGAAAACGATGCCAGCGTCTTGTTCAAAGCCGATACCAAAAAAGCGGATGAACTGCGGAAGTTAGGATTTGGGGCGGTGTTAACGCACCCACACGATGGCATTGCGCGGGGCACGGGAGCCCTCGTGGTCCTGGCTGATGATCGTGAAAATACGCTGGTGCTTAAACCGAATGCTACCGCGCATTATTCTTTCAGCAAAGGCAGTTCGGGGCAGCAGTACCCAAACTCGATGATGGGCATTGTGGCGTTACTGCGTCAGGCCTTGTACGATGCCGACTGGTATAAACGCGCAGGGCATAAAGAACAGGCTAACATGTCGCTCGAAGCCCTGAGCCGGAACCAGAGCTTACCCGCCATTTTTGAAGCCAATGACAAACTGGGTATCCTGCGGGCCGATAAAATCGGGGATGAGTTTGGCGTTCAGTATATTATCCGTAGCTCGGGGGACGAATACCAGCGGCTCGACGAAGTAAAAGCGACGGGTGCTTCACTGATTATTCCTTTGAATTACCCACAACCGTACGACGTTGAAGATGCCTGGGATGCTGACAACGTATCGCTGGCCGAACTGAAGCATTGGGAGATGGCGCCCCTGAATGCCGGTCGGGTGGCCGGTGCCAATATTCCGTTTGCGCTAACCACGGCAGGCCTGAAAAATAAAGCCGATTTTTGGGCCAATGTGCGGAAAGCCATCGAAAATGGGCTTACTGAACAGAAAGCCCTTGAAGCGCTAACGACGGTTCCGGCCCGGCTGATTCGTGCCGATGACCAAGTTGGGAGCCTGAAAAAAGGCCATGTCGCTAACTTCATCATTACATCCGGCAATCTGTTTAGCGCCGATAATGTCATTTATGAAAACTGGATGCGGGGCAAACAGTACATCGTCAATAATAAAGATGCGGCTGATCTGCGCGGTATCTGGAATTTGACCGTGGGCTCGCAAACGAACCTGAAACTGAACATCACTGGTAAAGCGGACAAACCCGAATACCAGATTATCGCGGATACCCTGAAACTGACCCCCAAAGTAGCCTTGTCGGGCGACCTTATCTCGATTCAGGTTCAACAGGATAAAAAGAAGCCGGGTACAACTCGGCTCACGGGCTATCGTACGTCGCCAACTACGATAAAAGGAGATGGACAAACACCGGATGGTAAAGCCATAACCTGGTCTGCGGTTCGTGCGGGCGATACCCCCGTTTCCACGTCGGCCGCGTCCACGTCGGCCGTTTCCACGTCGGTTACATCAGCGACAAATTCGGCGGTTGCGTCGGGAACCGCTGTCGGTACGGTGATTTATCCATTCGTTGGTATGGGCAATGCACAGAAGCCGAAAACTGAAACCATGCTGATTCGCAACGCAACCGTCTGGACTAACGAGAAAGATGGGGTTTTAATGAATACAGATGTACTAGTAACGGGCGGTAAAATCAGTAAGATTGGAAAGAGTCTGCCTGTTTCGGCGGATATCAGGGTGATCGACGGTACGGGCAAACACCTCACCAACGGCATCATTGACGAACACTCGCACATTGCCCTGCTGTCAATCAACGAAGGCGGTCAATCGAGTTCGGCGGAGGTTCGGATGTCGGACGTTATCAACCCGGACGATATCAACATCTATCGTCAGTTGGCCGGGGGGGTCACTTCCTCGCAGTTGTTACACGGATCGGCCAATGCCATTGGTGGACAGTCGGCCATTGTCAAGTTGAAGTGGGGTGAGTCGCCGGAGGGCATGCTCATTAAAGGAGCTGATGGCTTCATCAAGTTTGCCCTGGGCGAAAACGTAAAACAAGCCAACTACCCCAACCCGAACGTATTGACCCGTTTCCCGCAGTCGCGGATGGGTGTGGAGCAGGTTTTCGTGGATCACTTTACCCGGGCCAAGGAATACACCAAAGGTTGGGCGGCTTACAACAAGCTGAGTGCAAAGGAAAAAGCAACGGCAACGGCCCCGCGTCGGGATATTGAACTCGATGCCCTGGCCGAAATTCTGGCTAACAAGCGCTTCATTACCTGTCACTCCTATGTGCAGTCGGAGATCAATATGTTGCTGAAGGTAGCCGACTCGCTTGGGTTCAAAGTCAACACCTTTACCCACATTCTGGAAGGCTACAAACTGGCCGATAAAATGGCAAAACACGGCGCGGGCGGTTCATCTTTCGCCGACTGGTGGGCGTATAAAATGGAAGTACACGATGCTATTCCCTACAATGCGGCCCTGATGCACCGGCAGGGTGTAACGGTATCCATCAACTCCGATGATGCTGAAATGGCCCGTCGCCTAAACCAGGAAGCTGCCAAAACCATCGAGTACGGCGGCATGACCGAAGAGGATGCCTGGAAAATGGTGACCCTGAATCCGGCAAAACTGCTACATCTGGAGAGTAAGCTCGGAAGTATCCGGGCCGGAAAAGACGCTGATCTGGTGTTGTGGAATGCGAACCCGCTGGCGATTTATGCCCGCCCTGAATACACGATCATCGACGGAGCCATCTATTTTAGTCTGAAAGATGAAGACCAGAAGCGTGACCTGATGCAGGCCGAACGCGCCCGTCTGATTCAAAAGATGCTCACTGCCAAAGCGGGTGGTGCATCGACAACACGCCCCCAACCAAAGCGCGCCCGTATGTGGCATTGCGAAGACATTGAAGGCGTTATGGCCGAGGGACAAGAAGGGAAATAGGTGTCCGGTTTGTGGTTTGTGGTTGGCTGACGCATAAGTTAAGGGCGCGTCAGCCAACCACAAACCGTAAACCACAAACTGACTAAACATGAAAAAACTACTCATATCCATATTTACCCTGGCCTCGCTTATGAGCTATGGCCAGAATCCCGCACCCGCAAAGCCACAAACGAAGACCATTGCGCTGATGGGCGGCACGGTTCATGTCGGTACCGGGCAGGTTATTCCGAATGGCGTTGTTCTATTCACCAATGGTGTCATTACCAATGTTGTTGACGGAACCCTGGTGAAGCTAAACCTGACTGATGTAGAGGTCATTGATGTGTCGGGGAAGCACATTTATCCGGGCATTATTTCCCCCGCAGCAACGGTTGGTTTGCAGGAAACAGGGTCCGTTCGCGCTACCGTCGACAAGCAGGAAATCGGGATTCTGAACCCGAACATCCGGGCATTAATTGCCTACAATACCGATTCTGAGATCATCCCTACGATTCGCAACAACGGCGTTTTGCTAACCCAGGCCATGCCACAGGGCGGCACCATATCCGGCAGTTCGAGTGTAATGATGGCCGATGGCTGGAACTGGGAAGATGCTGCCCTGAAAAAGGACGATGGCCTCTGGCTCAACTGGCCCACCTATTTCTCAAATGAGTTTAACTTCGAGGATTTCACCACCATTGTCCGGAAAAACGAGAAGCGTGGTCCGGCTATAGATGCCCTGCAGGCGACTTTTGCCGATGCCAGAGCCTACGCGGCTGCACCGACACCCGCAACGATGAACCTGAAACTGGAGGCCATGCGTGGGTTGTTTTCGGGCAAGCAAAACCTCTACATCCGCGCCGATTATGGAAAAGACATCATCGAAGCCGTTACGTTCGCCAAGGCAATGGGCGTGCCGAAGGTGGTGATTGTGGGGGGCGAAGAGTCGAACCGGGTGCTTACATTCCTCAAAGAAAACAACGTGCCGGTGATTTTGAGCGCCTTGCATCGCCTGCCCAATCGGGAAGATGAGGATGTGGACCTGCCGTACCGGATGCCGGGTATCCTGCAAAAAGCAGGTATTCTGGTGAGTTTGAGCTATGCCGATGAGTGGTGGCGTACCCGTAACCTGCCCTTTCTGGCCGGAACAGCTGCGGGTTTTGGCGTGACTGATCGCGAAGAAGCGCTGAAAATGGTCACCTCGAATACGGCAAAAATCCTGGGAATCGATAACCTCGTTGGCACGCTTGAAAAAGGAAAGCAGGCAACGCTGTTCGTATCCGCAGGCGATGCCCTGGATATGCGCACCAACGTAATTGAGCAGGTATTT
It encodes:
- a CDS encoding BamA/TamA family outer membrane protein, which codes for MKLISRLYVSFLLVSVLAINGLAANRLLTDTTAILTDKPVIRQTPRQQDIADLVSRWFPRLPITPHDSSSLQEGKRFVLVIPQIGYTLQTRALAAVLVNTPFRMANANMSSITGQLSYTQNNQIIFNTNSSIWSPDNRYLWTNDWRLMHYPQATYGLGMYTSTDRVINMDYAYFRFYQSLLRRIAPNLYGGLGYHLDLHWNIDSYNSRREVTRISRYSNGIEGRSVSSGPIVQVVYDNRKNAINPSGGLYVNAAFRANISALGSDNTYQSALIEARKYVHLPGKSDNILAFWSYNALTLSGDPPFLDLPSTGWDNTGNVGRGFIQGRFRGKNLLYAETEYRFHLTADRLLGGVVFANAQTVTEQTSGKFEKVVPAIGTGLRIKMNKVSRTNLSIDYGFGFDGSKGLFFNLGEVF
- a CDS encoding amidohydrolase family protein; its protein translation is MTKHFLTALLAAGLAYSSVAQTTFPRNGVYDERPGLYAFTNATIIVDPQTTLQNATLLIRDGRIEAVGTAVSVPAGTVVTDLKGKRIYPGLVDIDSDYGMPELTRGAGGGRGGVPQYESNKKGAYYWNQAIQPENDASVLFKADTKKADELRKLGFGAVLTHPHDGIARGTGALVVLADDRENTLVLKPNATAHYSFSKGSSGQQYPNSMMGIVALLRQALYDADWYKRAGHKEQANMSLEALSRNQSLPAIFEANDKLGILRADKIGDEFGVQYIIRSSGDEYQRLDEVKATGASLIIPLNYPQPYDVEDAWDADNVSLAELKHWEMAPLNAGRVAGANIPFALTTAGLKNKADFWANVRKAIENGLTEQKALEALTTVPARLIRADDQVGSLKKGHVANFIITSGNLFSADNVIYENWMRGKQYIVNNKDAADLRGIWNLTVGSQTNLKLNITGKADKPEYQIIADTLKLTPKVALSGDLISIQVQQDKKKPGTTRLTGYRTSPTTIKGDGQTPDGKAITWSAVRAGDTPVSTSAASTSAVSTSVTSATNSAVASGTAVGTVIYPFVGMGNAQKPKTETMLIRNATVWTNEKDGVLMNTDVLVTGGKISKIGKSLPVSADIRVIDGTGKHLTNGIIDEHSHIALLSINEGGQSSSAEVRMSDVINPDDINIYRQLAGGVTSSQLLHGSANAIGGQSAIVKLKWGESPEGMLIKGADGFIKFALGENVKQANYPNPNVLTRFPQSRMGVEQVFVDHFTRAKEYTKGWAAYNKLSAKEKATATAPRRDIELDALAEILANKRFITCHSYVQSEINMLLKVADSLGFKVNTFTHILEGYKLADKMAKHGAGGSSFADWWAYKMEVHDAIPYNAALMHRQGVTVSINSDDAEMARRLNQEAAKTIEYGGMTEEDAWKMVTLNPAKLLHLESKLGSIRAGKDADLVLWNANPLAIYARPEYTIIDGAIYFSLKDEDQKRDLMQAERARLIQKMLTAKAGGASTTRPQPKRARMWHCEDIEGVMAEGQEGK
- a CDS encoding amidohydrolase family protein, giving the protein MKKLLISIFTLASLMSYGQNPAPAKPQTKTIALMGGTVHVGTGQVIPNGVVLFTNGVITNVVDGTLVKLNLTDVEVIDVSGKHIYPGIISPAATVGLQETGSVRATVDKQEIGILNPNIRALIAYNTDSEIIPTIRNNGVLLTQAMPQGGTISGSSSVMMADGWNWEDAALKKDDGLWLNWPTYFSNEFNFEDFTTIVRKNEKRGPAIDALQATFADARAYAAAPTPATMNLKLEAMRGLFSGKQNLYIRADYGKDIIEAVTFAKAMGVPKVVIVGGEESNRVLTFLKENNVPVILSALHRLPNREDEDVDLPYRMPGILQKAGILVSLSYADEWWRTRNLPFLAGTAAGFGVTDREEALKMVTSNTAKILGIDNLVGTLEKGKQATLFVSAGDALDMRTNVIEQVFMQGRKVNLDDRHKRLYKTYKDKYEQK